GGTGGCCTCCGGGCCTTGTGCTAGCGTGACACGTTCATGAACTGCACCTCCGGAGCCACCCCCGATGCCCAGACTCACCCATGCCTGCCTGGCCGCCGGCCTTGCCGTTGCGGGCGCAATGTCCGCCCCTGTCCACGCCAAGGACGCTGACGTGTCCAACGACCCGTACGCCTGGCTGGAAGACGTCGAAGGCCAGAAGCAGCTCGACTGGGTGAAGGGCGTCAACGCCAAGGCCGAGGCCGAGATCGCCTCGACCCCGGCCTTCAAGCAGCTGGAAGCGGACATCCGCGCCATCCTCGACTCCGACGCCAAGATCCCGGGCGTGCAGAAGATCGGCGACCACTACTACAACTTCTGGAAGGACAAGCAGCACGAGCGCGGCGTCTGGCGCCGGACCACGCTGGCCGAATACCGCAAGGCCCAGCCGCAGTGGGAGACCGTGCTGGACCTGGACGCGCTGAACAAGGCCGAAGGCAAGAACTGGGTCTGGCACGGCGCCGACTGCCGCAAGCCGGACTACACGCGCTGCCTGGTCGCGCTGTCGCGCGGCGGTGCCGACGCGGACGAGACCCGCGAGTTCGACCTGGTCAACAAGGCGTTCCTGAAGGACGGCTTCTACCGTCCTGAAGCCAAGGGCGCGCTGGGCTGGAAGGATGCCGACACCGTCTACGTCTACAGCGACTTCGGCGCCGGCAGCCTGACCAGCTCGGGCTACCCGCGCATCGTCAAGGAATGGAAGCGCGGCACCCCGCTGGCCTCGGCCGCGGTGGTGTACGAAGGCACCGCCGAAGACATGTACATCGCCGCGTTCCACGACGACACGCCGGGCTTCCAGCGCGATTTCGTCAGCCGCACCATCGCCTTCTACAACGATGAGCTGTACCTGCGCAGCGCCGACGGCAAGCTGGTCAAGATCGACGTGCAGAACTCGGCCAACAAGGGCGTGCACAAGGAATGGCTGACGCTGGAACTGCGCGAGCCGTGGACCGTCGGCGGCAAGACCTACGCGGCGGGCAGCCTGCTGGCGACGAAGTTCGACGACTTCATGGCCGGCAAGCGCGACTTCGACGTGCTGTTCACCCCGACCGACAAGACCTCGCTGGCCGGGTTCACCTGGACGAAGAACCACCTGGTGCTGAACGTGCTCGAGGACGTGAAGAACCGCCTGAGCGTGCTCACGCCGTCCGCGTCGGGCTGGAAGACCAGCGCCTTCGTCGGCGCACCGTCGTTCGGCACCATCGGCGTCAGCGACGTCGACAGCGACGACAGCGACGCGGTGTGGCTGACCGTCACCGACTACCTGACCCCGACCACGCTGTCGCTGGCCGAGATCGGCAAGCAGCCGGAGCAGCTGAAGTCGATGCCGGCGTTCTTCGATGCCTCGGGCAAGAAGATCGAGCAGCACTTCGCCACGTCCAAGGACGGCACCAAGGTGCCGTACTTCCTGGTCCGCCCGGAAGGCCTGAAGTACGACGGTAGCACGCCGACCCTGCTGTACGGCTACGGCGGCTTCGAGATCTCGCTGACCCCCGGCTATTCGGGTGGCGTGGGCAAGGGCTGGCTGGAGAAGGGCGGCGTGTATGCGGTGGCCAACATCCGCGGCGGTGGCGAGTACGGCCCGCGCTGGCACCAGGCCGCGTTGAAGGCCAACCGCCACAAGGCGTACGAGGATTTCGCCGCGGTCTCGCAGGATCTGGTGGCCCGCAAGATCACCTCGCCGAAGCATCTGGGCATCCAGGGCGGCAGCAACGGCGGCCTGCTCACCGGCAACATGCTGACCCAGTACCCGGAGCTGTTCGGTGCGGTCGTCGTGCAGGTCCCGCTGCTGGACATGAAGCGCTACAGCCATCTGCTGGCCGGCGCCTCGTGGATGGCCGAGTACGGCAACCCCGACACCGCCGACTGGGAATTCATCAAGACCTTCTCGCCGTACCACCTGTTCGACGCGAAGAAGGACTATCCGCCGACCCTGTTCATGACCTCCACCCGCGATGACCGCGTCCATCCGGGCCACGCCCGCAAGATGGCCGCCAAGATGCTGGAGGCCGGCAAGGACGTGCGCTACTACGAGAACATCGAAGGTGGCCACGGCGGCGCGGCGAACAACGCCCAGGCCGCCCACATGAGCGCGCTGGCCTACACCTTCCTCTGGCAGCAGCTGGCCAAGTAAGCGTCCGACGCCCCTCTCCGGAGGGGCGTCGCCATTGCATCCCGCGTCCCCGGACCCCATCCATGAAACCGACCTTCCTGCTGCTGGCCGCTTCCGTCCTGATGAGCACCCCGATCACTTCCGCCCTCGCCGCCACCGCCACCCCGCCCGACGCGGTGAAGAAGCCGCACGTCGTCAAGGCCCCGCATGGCGCCGAGCGCAACGACGAGTACTACTGGCTGCGCGACGACAAGCGCGAAAACAAGGAGATGCTGGCGTACCTCAACGCCGAGAACGCCTACACCGATGCGCTGATGGCGCCGCTGAAGCCGCTCGAGGACAAGCTCTATAACGAGGTCGTCGCGCGCATCAAGCAGGACGACGCCAGCGTGCCGTACCGCGAGCGCGGCTGGTGGTACTACGCGCGCTTCATCGCCGGCAAGGATTACCCCGTGCATGCGCGCCGCAAGGATGGCGCGGGCGTGGATGCCGTGTCGATCCAGGCGGCCAACGCGGCCGGCGACTTCACCGGCGAGCAGGTGCTGCTCGACGTCAACGCGCTGGCGGGTGACAAGCTCTTCTACAGCGTCGGCGACTACGAAGTCAGCCAGGACAACACCCTGCTGGCCTATGCCGACGACACCAACGGCCGTCGCCAGTACACGATCCGCTTCAAGAACCTGCAGACGGGCGAGTTGCTGGCGGACACCGTCACCAACGCCGAGCCGAACCTGGTGTGGTCCGATGACGGCCGCACGTTGTTCTACGTCGACAAGGACCCTGAGACCCTGCTCAGCAAGCGGGTGAAGTCGCACGTACTGGGCACGCCGGCCAGCCAGGACAAGCTCGTCTACGAAGAGGAAGACGACAGCTTCTACATGGGCATCGGCCGCAGCCGCGACGACGAGTTCATCTGCATCAGCGTCGAGAGCACCGTCTCCTCCGAGATGCGCTGCACGCCGGCCGCCAGCCCGGGCGTGTTCACCGTACTCGCTCCGCGCGAGCGCGACGTGGAATACCAGGCCGACCACCTCGGCGGCCGCTGGGTCATCCGCACGAACGCCGACGGCGCCACCAACTTCAAGCTGGTGACCGCGCCGACCGATTCGACCTCGCGCAAGGACTGGAAGGACTGGATCGCGCACCGCGACGACGTGTTCGTCGAGGGTTTCGAACTGTTCGACGGTTTCAGCGTCGTTTCCGAGCGCGCCAACGCGCTGGAAAGCCTGCGCGTGATCAAGGCCGACGGCAGCAGCGACTACGTCAAGGCCGACGAACCCGCCTATTCGATGGGCCTGTCGGCCAATCCCGAGACCGGCACCGATTGGCTGCGTTACGGCTACACGTCGATGACCACGCCGTCCACGACCTATGAGATCAACGTCAAGACCGGCGAACGCCGCCAGCTCAAGCAGCAGCCGGTGCCGGGCTACGACGCCTCGCAGTACGTGACCGAGCGCGTGTGGGTGCCCGCCCGCGACGGCAAGACGAAGATCCCGGTGACCCTGGTCTACAAGAAGGGCTTCAAGCGCGACGGCACCGCACCGCTGCTGCAATACGGCTATGGCAGCTACGGCGCATCGATGGACCCGAACTTCAGCGTCACCAACGTCAGCCTGCTGGACCGCGGCGTGGTGTATGCGCTGGCGCACATCCGCGGCGGCCAGGAAATGGGCCGCACCTGGTACGACGACGGCAAGCTGTACCACAAGGTCAACACGTTCACCGACTTCATCGACGTCACCGACTACCTGGTGAAGGAAGGCTACGCGGCGAAGGATCGCGTGGCAGCGATGGGCGGCAGCGCCGGCGGCCTGCTGATGGGCGCGGTGTCGAACATGGCGCCGGAGAAATACAAGGTCATCCTGACCCTGGTGCCGTTCGTCGACGTGGCGACCACGATGCTGGATCCCACCATCCCGCTGACCACCAACGAGTACGACGAGTGGGGCAATCCGGAAGAGAAGGGGTACTACGACTACATCCTGACCTACTCGCCCTACGACAACCTGCAGGCCAAGGCCTACCCGTCGATGTTCGTCGGCACCGGCCTGTGGGATTCGCAGGTGCAGTACTGGGAGCCGGCCAAGTACGTCGCCCGCCTGCGCGATCTCAACACCGGCAAGGGCCCGGTGGTGTTCCGCACGAACATGGAAGCCGGGCACGGCGGCAAGTCCGGCCGCTTCCGCCAGTACCGCGAGCGCGCCGAGATGTTCGCCTTCATGCTGGACCAGCTGGGCGTCGCGTCGAAGTAACCGCTGCACGCGCGCAGGACCACCGAACGAGCCGGGGAAACCCGGCTCGTTCCGTTTCGGGTGGCCCACGCCGACCGGCGGCGCTCAGGTCCCGGCGGGCGCGGCCGATAGCGAGGCACGTGGACGGTGAACGGGGTGGAGTCATGGCAACGTGGGGTGCGGTCGTCCGGTCCGCGCAACTCGTCTTTGCGCCGTCCGCCACCGATTTGGGGTACAAGGTCGCCGTGCACGACACGTCTCCCCCGCCAGCACGCGAGCTTCCCGAGCCCCGGCCGACCCGCTTCCGCTGGGCCTGGTGGTTGCTGGCCTACGCCAGCCTGGGCATGGGCATCCTCGGCGTGTTCGTGCCGGGGCTGCCCACCACGGTGTTCATCCTGATCGCGGCCTATGCGGCGTCGCGCGGCTCGGACCGGCTGCATCGCTACCTGGTCACGCATCGGCGCTTCGGCCCGATGATCCACGACTGGCATCTGCACCGTGCGGTGTCGCGGCGCGCCAAGTGGGCGGCCACGTGGACGATGCTCGCCAGTGCGGCGATCCTGCTCGCGCTGATGCTGTGGACCGGGTCGCACCGCTGGTGGATGGTCGCGCTGCCGATCGCGTGCATGGCGGCGGTCGGTGCCTGGCTGTGGATGCGCCCGGAGCCGCCCCGCTGAGCGACCGCCGGCGCGTTCATCGGCCTGTGGCTATACTCGCGGCATGAACCGGAATGCCCGTCTTTTCGTCGCTGCCGCCCTGATGGCGGTCCTGTCCGCCTGCGGAGCCAAGGGCCCGCTGTTCCTGCCGGAAAAGCCTGCCGAAGACGCGCCCGTCGCGCCGGCGACGGTCCCCGAAACGACGCCCGCGCCCACGCTGCCCGCCGAGCCGCCGATCGATCCGGCCACCGTGCCAGCTACCGGCGGGAATGGCTGAGCCGATTCGCGCGCGGGACACGTCCATGCGATTCACCAAGATGCACGGCGCCGGCAACGACTTCGTCGTGCTGGACCTGCGCGACGGCCTGCCGCCGCCGGATGCAGCGCTCGCCGCCCATCTGGCGGATCGCCACCGGGGCGTGGGCTGCGACCAGATCCTGACGATCGAGCCGCCGCGCTCCGCCGGCGCGGTCGCCGCCTACGGCATCTGGAACGCCGACGGCTCGCCCTCCCAGCAATGCGGCAACGGTGCGCGCTGCGTGGCGGCGTGGCTGGTGCGCGACGGCGTGGCGCGCGGCGACACCTTCGTCGTCGATAGTCCGCTGGCGACGCATGCGGTCGAGCGCCTCGGCGAGGACCGCTACGCGATCGCCATGGGGGTGCCGGAATTCGTGCCGGCGTGCATCCCGCTGCGCGGCTTCGAGCAGCCGCGCGCGGAATACGACGCCGATGTCGATGAGGGTGTGAAGCTGCGCTTCGGTGCGGCATCGATGGGCAACCCGCATGCGGTGATCGAGGTGCCCTCGGTGGATACCGCGCCGGTGCACCACTACGGTCCGCTGCTGCAGCGCTCGCCGCATTTCCCGGAATCGGTCAACGTCGGTTTCGCCGAGGTCGTCGCGCGCGATCGCGTGCGCCTGCGCGTCTACGAGCGTGGCGTCGGCGAAACGCTGGCCTGCGGCAGCGGCGCCTGTGCGGCGGCCGCCGTGCTGATCCGCCGCGGGCGCGTGGATCGCGACGTGGCCATCGTATTGCCGGGTGGGGAGCTCCGCATCCGCTGGCCGTCCGACGACGCGCCCGTCATCATGTCCGGGCCGGCGGCATTCGTATTCGAAGGGGAATGGAAAGCATGAGCGAGACACTCGAAAAGCTGGGCGCCCACGAGGTCGCGGCCTGGCTGCGGCGGCACCCGACCTTCCTGAAGCAGTTCCCCGACCTGGCCCTCAGCCTGGTGGTGCCGCGCGACGAGGGCCCGACCGCGTCGCTGGCCAGCTACCAGCTGGAGGTCCTGCGCGACAAGAACCGCGAACTGTCCAAGCGCCTCAACGACCTGTTCGGCAACGCACAGGAGAACGAACGCCTGGCGGTGCGCACGCACCAGCTGGCGCTCACCCTGATGAAGCAGGGCAGCGCCGCCGACACGGTCCGTGCGATGGCGGCCTCGCTGGCGGAGGATTTCAACGGCGACCGCGTGAGCATCGTCCTGCTGGAGCCCGTCGCGGGCCTGGAGGAGAACGAGTGGCTGCAGGTCGTCCCCGCCGACAATCCGCACATGACGCCGTTCCGGGACTGCCTGCGCGATGGCGAGCCGATCTGCGGACGCCTGCAGCCTGAGAAGCACGTGCTGCTGTACGGCTCGCGTGCCGAAGAGGTGGCGTCTTCCGCGCTGCTGCCGCTGCCCGGCATCGGGCTGGTGGCGGTGGGCAGCCGCGACAGCAACCGTTTCTACCCCGGCATGGGCACGCTGTTCCTGCGCATGATGGGCGAGACGCTGGCGACGGCGCTGAAGCGGTTCGCCTGATTCGGGCGGATCGCGCGGACCTGCGCGCATGACGGTCGACGGATTCCTCGCCTATCTCGAAGTCGAGCGTCGCGTCTCCGCGCACACGCTGGATGCCTATCGGCGCGACCTCGCCGCGTTGACGGAATGGTCCCGGGCGCAAGAGATCGCCGATGTGGCCGAGGTGCAGTCCGAGCAGTTGCGCGGCTTCGTGGCCGCCGAGCATCGCCGTGGCCTGTCGCCCAAGAGCCTGCAACGGCGCCTTTCCGCCTGCCGCAGCTTCTACCAGTGGCTGTTGAAGCACGGCCGCATCGCGGCCAGTCCCGCGGCCGCGCTCCGGGCGCCCAAGGCACCGCGCAAGCTGCCGCAGGTGCTGGATGCCGATGAAGCGGTGCGGCTGGTCGAAGTGCCCACCGACGCACCGCTGGGCAAACGCGACCGTGCGCTGCTGGAGCTGTTCTATTCCTCGGGCCTGCGGCTGAGCGAACTGTGCACGCTGCGGTGGCGGGACCTCGACATGGCCGGCGGCATGGTCAACGTGCTCGGCAAGGGCAGC
This genomic stretch from Pseudoxanthomonas sp. CF385 harbors:
- the dapF gene encoding diaminopimelate epimerase, giving the protein MRFTKMHGAGNDFVVLDLRDGLPPPDAALAAHLADRHRGVGCDQILTIEPPRSAGAVAAYGIWNADGSPSQQCGNGARCVAAWLVRDGVARGDTFVVDSPLATHAVERLGEDRYAIAMGVPEFVPACIPLRGFEQPRAEYDADVDEGVKLRFGAASMGNPHAVIEVPSVDTAPVHHYGPLLQRSPHFPESVNVGFAEVVARDRVRLRVYERGVGETLACGSGACAAAAVLIRRGRVDRDVAIVLPGGELRIRWPSDDAPVIMSGPAAFVFEGEWKA
- the xerC gene encoding tyrosine recombinase XerC, with the translated sequence MTVDGFLAYLEVERRVSAHTLDAYRRDLAALTEWSRAQEIADVAEVQSEQLRGFVAAEHRRGLSPKSLQRRLSACRSFYQWLLKHGRIAASPAAALRAPKAPRKLPQVLDADEAVRLVEVPTDAPLGKRDRALLELFYSSGLRLSELCTLRWRDLDMAGGMVNVLGKGSKERRVPVGSHARRALEEWRQERPAGNDSFVFPGRGDGPLSQRAVQIRIKQLAQRQGLFKHVHPHMLRHSFASHILESSGDLRGVQELLGHADIATTQIYTHLDFQHLAKVYDAAHPRAKRKKG
- a CDS encoding S9 family peptidase, giving the protein MKPTFLLLAASVLMSTPITSALAATATPPDAVKKPHVVKAPHGAERNDEYYWLRDDKRENKEMLAYLNAENAYTDALMAPLKPLEDKLYNEVVARIKQDDASVPYRERGWWYYARFIAGKDYPVHARRKDGAGVDAVSIQAANAAGDFTGEQVLLDVNALAGDKLFYSVGDYEVSQDNTLLAYADDTNGRRQYTIRFKNLQTGELLADTVTNAEPNLVWSDDGRTLFYVDKDPETLLSKRVKSHVLGTPASQDKLVYEEEDDSFYMGIGRSRDDEFICISVESTVSSEMRCTPAASPGVFTVLAPRERDVEYQADHLGGRWVIRTNADGATNFKLVTAPTDSTSRKDWKDWIAHRDDVFVEGFELFDGFSVVSERANALESLRVIKADGSSDYVKADEPAYSMGLSANPETGTDWLRYGYTSMTTPSTTYEINVKTGERRQLKQQPVPGYDASQYVTERVWVPARDGKTKIPVTLVYKKGFKRDGTAPLLQYGYGSYGASMDPNFSVTNVSLLDRGVVYALAHIRGGQEMGRTWYDDGKLYHKVNTFTDFIDVTDYLVKEGYAAKDRVAAMGGSAGGLLMGAVSNMAPEKYKVILTLVPFVDVATTMLDPTIPLTTNEYDEWGNPEEKGYYDYILTYSPYDNLQAKAYPSMFVGTGLWDSQVQYWEPAKYVARLRDLNTGKGPVVFRTNMEAGHGGKSGRFRQYRERAEMFAFMLDQLGVASK
- a CDS encoding lipoprotein codes for the protein MNRNARLFVAAALMAVLSACGAKGPLFLPEKPAEDAPVAPATVPETTPAPTLPAEPPIDPATVPATGGNG
- a CDS encoding YbaN family protein — its product is MHDTSPPPARELPEPRPTRFRWAWWLLAYASLGMGILGVFVPGLPTTVFILIAAYAASRGSDRLHRYLVTHRRFGPMIHDWHLHRAVSRRAKWAATWTMLASAAILLALMLWTGSHRWWMVALPIACMAAVGAWLWMRPEPPR
- a CDS encoding DUF484 family protein, whose amino-acid sequence is MSETLEKLGAHEVAAWLRRHPTFLKQFPDLALSLVVPRDEGPTASLASYQLEVLRDKNRELSKRLNDLFGNAQENERLAVRTHQLALTLMKQGSAADTVRAMAASLAEDFNGDRVSIVLLEPVAGLEENEWLQVVPADNPHMTPFRDCLRDGEPICGRLQPEKHVLLYGSRAEEVASSALLPLPGIGLVAVGSRDSNRFYPGMGTLFLRMMGETLATALKRFA
- a CDS encoding prolyl oligopeptidase family serine peptidase, with amino-acid sequence MPRLTHACLAAGLAVAGAMSAPVHAKDADVSNDPYAWLEDVEGQKQLDWVKGVNAKAEAEIASTPAFKQLEADIRAILDSDAKIPGVQKIGDHYYNFWKDKQHERGVWRRTTLAEYRKAQPQWETVLDLDALNKAEGKNWVWHGADCRKPDYTRCLVALSRGGADADETREFDLVNKAFLKDGFYRPEAKGALGWKDADTVYVYSDFGAGSLTSSGYPRIVKEWKRGTPLASAAVVYEGTAEDMYIAAFHDDTPGFQRDFVSRTIAFYNDELYLRSADGKLVKIDVQNSANKGVHKEWLTLELREPWTVGGKTYAAGSLLATKFDDFMAGKRDFDVLFTPTDKTSLAGFTWTKNHLVLNVLEDVKNRLSVLTPSASGWKTSAFVGAPSFGTIGVSDVDSDDSDAVWLTVTDYLTPTTLSLAEIGKQPEQLKSMPAFFDASGKKIEQHFATSKDGTKVPYFLVRPEGLKYDGSTPTLLYGYGGFEISLTPGYSGGVGKGWLEKGGVYAVANIRGGGEYGPRWHQAALKANRHKAYEDFAAVSQDLVARKITSPKHLGIQGGSNGGLLTGNMLTQYPELFGAVVVQVPLLDMKRYSHLLAGASWMAEYGNPDTADWEFIKTFSPYHLFDAKKDYPPTLFMTSTRDDRVHPGHARKMAAKMLEAGKDVRYYENIEGGHGGAANNAQAAHMSALAYTFLWQQLAK